The following proteins are co-located in the Micromonospora viridifaciens genome:
- a CDS encoding LysR family transcriptional regulator codes for MPLPPQVTDLTSFDLLLSVARLGSIGQAAAEHRISQPAASARLRHLERRLGLTLLQRTPRGSVLTPTGALIADWARGVVEAADSFAAAVQTLRSSHESRLTIAASQTIAEYLLPAWLVALRARQPDLVVALQAVNSAEVAARLLAGTADLGFVEGPDLPPGLDADPVAEDRLTVVVAPTHPWARRRRGIAPAELATTPLVSREAGSGTRRALEAALREQHIDALAAPLLVLSSTTAIKHAVAAGSGPAVLSSLAVSTELAAGTLAAVPVIGLTLHRRLRAAWPAGRQLTGPARDLYAIARRPR; via the coding sequence ATGCCTCTGCCGCCGCAGGTGACCGACCTGACCAGCTTCGACCTGCTGCTGTCCGTCGCCCGCCTCGGCAGCATCGGGCAGGCCGCGGCGGAACACCGCATCTCCCAACCGGCGGCCAGCGCCCGGCTCCGGCATCTGGAACGCCGCCTCGGCCTCACCCTGCTCCAGCGCACCCCGCGCGGCTCGGTGCTCACCCCCACCGGCGCGTTGATCGCCGACTGGGCCCGGGGCGTGGTGGAGGCCGCCGACTCGTTCGCCGCCGCCGTCCAGACGCTGCGCAGCTCGCACGAGAGCCGGCTCACCATCGCCGCCAGCCAGACCATCGCCGAGTACCTGCTGCCGGCCTGGCTCGTGGCGCTGCGCGCCCGGCAGCCGGACCTCGTCGTCGCCCTCCAGGCCGTCAACTCCGCGGAAGTGGCCGCCCGGCTGCTCGCCGGCACCGCCGACCTCGGCTTCGTCGAGGGCCCCGACCTGCCGCCCGGCCTGGACGCGGACCCCGTCGCCGAAGATCGGCTCACCGTCGTCGTCGCCCCCACCCACCCGTGGGCCCGGCGTCGGCGCGGCATCGCCCCGGCCGAACTCGCCACCACACCACTGGTGTCCCGCGAGGCCGGCTCCGGCACCCGCCGCGCGCTGGAGGCCGCCCTCCGCGAGCAGCACATCGACGCACTCGCCGCCCCGCTGCTCGTACTGTCCTCGACCACGGCGATCAAGCACGCCGTCGCGGCCGGCAGCGGCCCCGCCGTGCTCAGCTCGCTGGCGGTCAGCACCGAGCTCGCGGCCGGCACCCTGGCCGCCGTACCCGTCATTGGCCTCACCCTGCACCGCCGGCTCCGGGCGGCCTGGCCGGCCGGCCGGCAGCTCACCGGCCCCGCCCGCGACCTTTACGCGATCGCCCGCCGGCCCAGGTAG
- a CDS encoding DUF6069 family protein, giving the protein MNDTGVVAGPASGQTSRTHPLRGLAVTGFIATLAAMAATTLAAALAQAVGVDFEVPDGGGETIPLPGFAVVTGFFSVVGIVIAVALLRWSARPAKRFVWTAVSLTAISLVAPLLSGANTATTIALLGLHLVPAAVMIPTLARSLRARAD; this is encoded by the coding sequence ATGAATGACACCGGGGTCGTCGCCGGCCCCGCATCGGGCCAGACCAGCCGCACCCACCCGCTCCGCGGGCTCGCCGTCACCGGCTTCATTGCCACGCTCGCGGCGATGGCGGCCACCACCCTCGCCGCTGCGCTTGCCCAGGCCGTTGGCGTCGACTTCGAGGTGCCCGATGGTGGTGGCGAGACGATCCCGTTGCCCGGGTTCGCCGTGGTGACCGGCTTCTTCTCGGTCGTGGGCATCGTCATTGCCGTCGCTCTTCTTCGTTGGAGTGCTCGCCCCGCCAAGCGATTCGTGTGGACGGCAGTGTCGCTGACCGCGATCTCGTTGGTCGCGCCCCTCCTCTCCGGGGCAAACACCGCCACCACCATCGCCCTCCTCGGGCTACACCTCGTCCCTGCGGCGGTGATGATCCCCACCCTGGCGCGGAGCCTCCGCGCCCGGGCCGATTGA
- a CDS encoding general stress protein CsbD: MSFTERAKDKIENLAGPARARMGDMTQNERSEAERVTRRDEIRGKQPGEHVQEDARDAREDFTR; the protein is encoded by the coding sequence ATGAGCTTCACCGAGCGGGCGAAGGACAAGATCGAGAATCTGGCCGGCCCGGCCCGGGCGCGAATGGGCGACATGACCCAGAACGAGCGGTCGGAAGCGGAACGCGTGACGCGGCGGGACGAGATCCGGGGCAAACAGCCGGGCGAGCACGTCCAGGAGGACGCCCGGGACGCGAGGGAGGATTTCACTCGCTGA
- a CDS encoding UTP--glucose-1-phosphate uridylyltransferase codes for MSEHSANPSVPAATGRPRAVKAVIPAAGLATRFLPATKAVPKELLPVVDRPVLQYIVEEAAQAGLTDVLLITGRGKTSMVDHFDRRPDLEARLESKPELLEAVRRPEELAEIYTCRQPEQLGLGHAVGYAESHVGDQPFAVLLGDEFVKMDEPLLPAMLELQARTGGVVLAFFEVDPAETKRYGIASVAPAEPEFSDIAEVVKVTGMVEKPKPEDAPSNLAVLGRYVLPGQIFDAIRRTEPGSGGEIQLTDAMEILRNEGVPVHAIVYRGTRYDTGMPLGYLQTVVQIAAERQDLGAEFRKWLAEFVNSDASGGPST; via the coding sequence ATGTCGGAGCACTCAGCGAATCCCTCAGTGCCGGCCGCGACCGGTCGTCCCCGCGCGGTCAAGGCTGTCATCCCGGCCGCCGGCCTGGCCACCCGGTTCCTGCCGGCCACGAAGGCGGTACCGAAGGAACTGCTGCCGGTCGTCGACCGGCCGGTGCTGCAGTACATCGTCGAGGAAGCCGCCCAGGCCGGCCTCACCGACGTACTGCTGATCACCGGACGCGGGAAGACGTCGATGGTGGACCACTTCGACCGCCGTCCCGACCTGGAGGCCCGGCTGGAGAGCAAGCCCGAGCTGCTCGAGGCGGTACGCCGCCCGGAGGAGCTGGCCGAGATCTACACCTGCCGGCAGCCGGAGCAGCTCGGCCTCGGCCACGCCGTCGGCTACGCCGAGTCGCACGTCGGCGACCAGCCCTTCGCGGTGCTGCTCGGCGACGAGTTCGTCAAGATGGACGAGCCACTGCTGCCGGCGATGCTGGAGCTGCAGGCCCGCACCGGTGGCGTAGTGCTGGCGTTCTTCGAGGTCGACCCGGCCGAGACCAAGCGGTACGGGATCGCCTCGGTCGCGCCGGCCGAGCCGGAGTTCAGCGACATCGCCGAGGTCGTCAAGGTCACCGGCATGGTGGAGAAGCCGAAGCCCGAGGACGCCCCGAGCAACCTGGCCGTCCTCGGCCGGTACGTGCTGCCGGGCCAGATCTTCGACGCGATCCGGCGGACCGAGCCGGGCAGCGGCGGGGAGATCCAGCTGACCGACGCCATGGAGATCCTGCGGAACGAGGGGGTGCCGGTGCACGCCATCGTCTACCGGGGCACCCGCTACGACACCGGCATGCCGCTCGGCTATCTGCAGACCGTCGTCCAGATCGCCGCCGAGCGGCAGGACCTGGGCGCCGAGTTCCGCAAGTGGCTGGCCGAGTTCGTCAACTCGGACGCGTCGGGCGGTCCCAGTACATGA
- a CDS encoding RNA polymerase subunit sigma-70, whose protein sequence is MMSADTRLEELGVSGLGEVDEPGFSGLAERHRRELHVHCYRMLGSFEDAEDTVQETFLRAWRRRETFEGRSTFRAWLYRIATNACLDLLAKCRPEPATGGEVLWLQPYPDRLLDELPAGDADEPETVAVARETIELAYLVAVQHLAPRPRAVLILRDVLGWPAKDVAELLGDSVNSVNSALQRARAGMREHLPAERQDWTGGEEDAGTRELVRRYTDASVATDVDGLAALLRDDVRFSMPPTPGLYVGRDTVVNGWVEDGFEGMKHLRGVLTSVNRQPAVAFYQWRKQEGAYLPLTIDVLRVTGGAISEIVTFHDDQFPRLGLPERLPADGTE, encoded by the coding sequence GTGATGAGTGCGGACACACGGCTGGAGGAGCTGGGCGTGAGCGGTCTGGGCGAGGTCGACGAGCCGGGGTTCTCGGGGCTGGCGGAGCGACACCGGCGGGAGCTGCACGTGCACTGCTACCGGATGCTCGGGTCGTTCGAGGACGCCGAGGACACCGTGCAGGAGACGTTCCTCCGTGCCTGGCGGCGGCGGGAGACCTTCGAGGGGCGGTCGACATTCCGGGCCTGGCTGTACCGGATCGCCACCAACGCCTGCCTGGACCTGCTCGCCAAGTGCCGCCCGGAGCCTGCGACCGGCGGCGAGGTGCTGTGGCTGCAGCCCTACCCGGACCGGCTGCTCGACGAGCTGCCCGCGGGCGACGCGGACGAGCCGGAGACCGTCGCCGTCGCGCGGGAGACGATCGAGCTGGCGTACCTGGTCGCGGTCCAGCACCTCGCGCCGCGCCCGCGGGCCGTGCTGATCCTGCGGGACGTGCTCGGCTGGCCGGCGAAGGACGTCGCGGAGCTCCTCGGGGACTCCGTCAACTCCGTGAACAGCGCGCTGCAGCGGGCCCGCGCCGGCATGCGGGAGCATCTGCCCGCCGAGCGGCAGGACTGGACCGGCGGCGAGGAGGACGCCGGGACGCGCGAGCTGGTGCGCCGCTATACCGACGCCAGCGTGGCCACGGACGTCGACGGGCTCGCCGCACTGCTGCGGGACGACGTCCGCTTCTCGATGCCGCCCACGCCGGGCCTGTACGTCGGCCGCGACACGGTGGTGAACGGCTGGGTCGAGGACGGCTTCGAGGGCATGAAGCACCTGCGCGGCGTCCTCACCTCCGTGAACCGGCAGCCCGCCGTCGCCTTCTACCAATGGCGGAAGCAGGAGGGCGCGTACCTGCCGCTGACGATCGATGTCCTGCGCGTCACCGGCGGGGCGATCAGCGAGATCGTCACGTTCCACGACGACCAGTTCCCGCGGCTCGGGCTGCCGGAGCGCCTGCCGGCGGACGGCACGGAGTAG
- a CDS encoding dihydrofolate reductase family protein encodes MAKIVSNFFISLDGVVERPDQWHFPYFDDEMGAAVGRGVEAASAFLMGRRQYQEWAQYWPNHSGGEDADFATFINSVPKYVLSNTLTEATWQNSTLLSGEPEQVAARLREIKEQTDGKITMSGSATTVRWLLANGLLDELRLLVHPIAVGRGQRLFEETPTYPLRLMTHETFKSGVLNLTYAPA; translated from the coding sequence ATGGCCAAGATCGTGTCGAACTTCTTCATCTCGCTGGACGGCGTCGTGGAGCGGCCCGACCAGTGGCACTTCCCCTACTTCGACGACGAGATGGGTGCCGCCGTCGGGCGTGGGGTGGAGGCGGCCAGCGCGTTCCTGATGGGCCGCCGGCAGTACCAGGAGTGGGCGCAGTACTGGCCGAACCACAGTGGGGGTGAGGACGCCGACTTCGCGACGTTCATCAACTCGGTGCCGAAGTACGTCCTGTCCAACACGCTCACCGAGGCGACCTGGCAGAACTCGACCCTGCTGTCGGGTGAGCCCGAGCAGGTCGCGGCGCGGCTGCGGGAGATCAAGGAACAGACCGACGGAAAGATCACGATGTCGGGCAGCGCCACCACCGTCCGGTGGCTGCTGGCCAACGGGCTGCTGGACGAACTGCGGCTGCTGGTCCACCCGATCGCCGTGGGGCGCGGTCAGCGGCTGTTCGAGGAGACGCCCACGTACCCGCTGCGCCTGATGACCCACGAGACCTTCAAGAGCGGCGTCCTCAACCTGACCTACGCTCCCGCTTGA
- a CDS encoding VOC family protein, whose protein sequence is MSNDVRLTRHGDESSDRAGTRADHQGGSGLERAPDVAGAQVNLFCEDVERCAGFFEELGMPRVFVSPDPAAPEKIEVDAAGVRIGFDSVQAANRIAGLGVAAGGGRSAEVALWVRDVDALYERALRAGGRSVRAPMDAPDGRLRYAWVLGPEGHQIRLLQKRHG, encoded by the coding sequence ATGAGCAATGATGTTCGGTTGACACGCCATGGCGATGAGTCCAGCGACCGTGCCGGGACAAGGGCGGACCATCAGGGCGGGAGTGGCCTTGAGCGGGCGCCCGACGTGGCGGGCGCGCAGGTCAATCTGTTCTGTGAAGACGTTGAGCGCTGCGCGGGCTTCTTCGAGGAGCTCGGGATGCCGCGGGTGTTTGTATCGCCCGATCCCGCTGCTCCGGAGAAGATCGAGGTCGATGCCGCGGGCGTCCGGATCGGATTCGACTCGGTCCAGGCGGCGAACCGCATCGCAGGTCTCGGGGTCGCCGCTGGCGGTGGCCGTTCCGCCGAGGTGGCGTTGTGGGTGCGCGACGTCGATGCGCTCTACGAGCGGGCACTTCGGGCTGGCGGTAGGTCGGTTCGTGCGCCGATGGATGCTCCCGACGGCCGGTTGCGGTATGCCTGGGTTCTCGGCCCAGAGGGGCACCAGATCAGGCTCCTGCAGAAGCGACACGGCTGA
- a CDS encoding molybdopterin molybdotransferase MoeA, with product MTATADAEAAANELMPLADYLGSVLRRLRALPPLDLDLTQAYGNVLAEDVVAPHSYPAFDQAAVDGYAARWEDISGGSRGPGYVPAPSGTPGGRSIRLNVVGDLGAASWRPVRLTPGSCFSVAAGAPLPIGADVVVPVEWTDQGMAAVEIFRAPKRGYGVRRAGEELPTGSLLARAGTYVSPSLVAVFAATGIGHVVVRPSPRVVIVATGDELVDVGRGSQPGQVVDTNSHALTAAAAEAGALAYRVGICDDDPEALRGLLEDQTLRADLIITTGGTGTGPGDMVRRILSRREGGRAGPVAFTEVALYPGTALGFGTVGAEEVPVVCLPGEPGAALIGFEVLARPAIQLLAGAEPVFRPSVRAHLLETISSPGGLREFRPAHVAERRGGGYTVQPLAGGPFTLAGLAEANGLLVLGERVTTAAAGSTVDVLLLDRRR from the coding sequence ATGACCGCGACGGCCGACGCCGAGGCGGCCGCGAACGAGTTGATGCCGCTCGCCGACTACCTGGGCAGCGTGCTGCGCAGGTTACGCGCGCTGCCTCCGCTCGACCTCGACCTCACCCAGGCGTACGGCAACGTCCTCGCCGAGGACGTCGTCGCACCGCACTCGTACCCCGCCTTCGATCAGGCGGCGGTGGACGGGTACGCCGCGCGCTGGGAGGACATCTCCGGAGGGAGCCGGGGGCCGGGCTACGTCCCGGCCCCCTCTGGCACGCCCGGTGGACGCAGCATCCGGCTGAACGTGGTCGGCGACCTGGGCGCGGCGAGCTGGCGGCCGGTCCGGCTCACCCCCGGCTCGTGTTTCTCGGTGGCGGCCGGGGCACCGCTGCCCATCGGCGCCGACGTGGTGGTCCCGGTCGAGTGGACCGACCAGGGCATGGCTGCGGTGGAGATCTTCCGCGCCCCCAAGCGCGGGTACGGCGTCCGCCGCGCCGGTGAGGAGCTGCCCACCGGCTCCCTGCTCGCCCGGGCCGGCACGTACGTCTCGCCGTCGCTGGTCGCCGTCTTCGCCGCCACCGGCATCGGCCACGTGGTGGTCCGGCCCAGCCCGCGGGTGGTCATCGTGGCCACCGGTGACGAGCTGGTCGACGTCGGCCGGGGCAGCCAGCCCGGCCAGGTGGTGGACACCAACTCGCACGCGCTGACCGCCGCCGCGGCCGAGGCGGGCGCGCTCGCGTACCGGGTGGGGATCTGCGACGACGACCCGGAGGCGCTGCGCGGCCTGCTGGAGGACCAGACGCTGCGGGCCGACCTGATCATCACCACCGGCGGCACCGGCACCGGGCCGGGCGACATGGTCCGCCGGATCCTGTCCCGCCGGGAGGGCGGCCGGGCCGGGCCGGTGGCCTTCACAGAGGTGGCCCTCTATCCCGGCACGGCCCTCGGTTTCGGTACGGTCGGCGCCGAGGAGGTGCCGGTGGTCTGTCTTCCCGGTGAGCCGGGCGCGGCGCTGATCGGCTTCGAGGTGCTGGCCCGCCCGGCCATCCAGCTGCTCGCCGGCGCCGAGCCGGTGTTCCGGCCGAGCGTCCGGGCCCACCTGCTGGAGACGATCTCGTCCCCGGGCGGGCTGCGCGAGTTCCGCCCGGCGCACGTGGCCGAGCGGCGCGGCGGCGGCTACACGGTCCAGCCGCTGGCCGGCGGTCCGTTCACCCTCGCCGGCCTGGCCGAGGCGAACGGCCTGCTGGTCCTCGGCGAGCGGGTCACCACCGCGGCGGCCGGGTCGACTGTGGACGTGCTGTTGCTGGACCGGCGTAGGTGA
- a CDS encoding GNAT family N-acetyltransferase, giving the protein MSLFRRSPGWPAVLVDGPVVLRPYRRSDAVAWSEIRRANRAWLSPWESHLPGSWDELNSPAAFRLVHADQRRSARTGDGLPFAVCLRENGQERLVGHLNVGSIVRRAFCSAYVGYWVDSRVAGRGVIPTAVALAVDHAFGPGGLHRIEVNIRPENKPSRRVVEKLGFREEAYHVRYMHIDGAWRDHIGYAITSEEVVAEGGLLARWHRVRDSRG; this is encoded by the coding sequence GTGAGCCTGTTTCGACGGTCGCCTGGTTGGCCGGCGGTGCTGGTGGACGGCCCGGTGGTGCTCCGGCCCTACCGGCGCTCCGACGCGGTGGCCTGGTCGGAGATCCGGCGGGCCAACCGGGCCTGGCTGTCCCCCTGGGAGTCCCACCTGCCCGGCAGTTGGGACGAGCTGAACTCGCCGGCCGCCTTCCGCCTCGTCCACGCCGACCAACGCCGCTCCGCGCGTACCGGCGATGGGCTGCCGTTCGCCGTCTGCCTGCGCGAGAACGGGCAGGAGCGGTTGGTCGGCCACCTCAACGTGGGCAGCATCGTGCGCCGGGCGTTCTGCTCCGCGTACGTCGGCTACTGGGTGGACTCCCGGGTGGCCGGTCGCGGCGTCATCCCGACCGCGGTCGCGCTGGCGGTGGACCACGCGTTCGGCCCGGGCGGGCTGCACCGGATCGAGGTGAACATCCGGCCGGAGAACAAGCCGTCCCGGCGGGTGGTGGAGAAGCTGGGCTTCCGCGAGGAGGCCTATCACGTCCGCTACATGCACATCGACGGCGCCTGGCGGGACCACATCGGATACGCGATCACCAGTGAGGAAGTGGTTGCCGAGGGCGGGCTGCTGGCCCGGTGGCACCGCGTACGTGACAGCCGCGGGTGA
- a CDS encoding TDT family transporter, giving the protein MSSLQHPPTLPRRRPDVAGRPAPLSALARPRDVFAYLGPNWFASVMGTGIVATAAAGLPVHLPGLRFAATLVWAAAALLLVALVAAWAVHLRRHRDTAFGYAADPVMAQFWGAPPMALMTVGGGALLLGGAWIGESAAVTVDLVLWSLGTGLGLLTAVAIPYLMMTRHRIGPDAAFGGWLMPVVPPMVSAANGALLVPHLPAGEARLDMVIACYAMFGISLAATLIILPQLWSRLVVHRVGAARMVPTLWIVLGPLGQSITAAHLLGRAADGVLPDPYAAGAQLLALLYGVPVMGFALLWLALAAAITVRTARAGLPFSLTWWSFTFPVGTLVTGVTGMADRSGSAMLTALAVLLYGLLLAAWATVAARTVRDAWHGHLFLPPAVAARSA; this is encoded by the coding sequence ATGAGCAGCCTGCAGCACCCGCCCACGCTTCCCCGCCGCCGCCCCGACGTGGCCGGGCGGCCCGCGCCGCTGTCGGCGCTGGCACGCCCGCGCGACGTGTTCGCGTACCTGGGGCCGAACTGGTTCGCCTCGGTGATGGGCACCGGCATCGTGGCCACCGCCGCCGCCGGGCTGCCGGTGCACCTGCCGGGGCTGCGGTTCGCCGCAACCCTGGTCTGGGCTGCGGCGGCGTTGCTGCTGGTGGCGCTCGTCGCCGCGTGGGCGGTGCACCTGCGTCGGCACCGGGACACCGCGTTCGGGTACGCGGCGGACCCGGTCATGGCGCAGTTCTGGGGCGCGCCGCCGATGGCGCTGATGACCGTCGGCGGCGGTGCGCTGCTGCTGGGCGGTGCCTGGATCGGCGAATCCGCCGCCGTCACGGTTGACCTCGTGCTGTGGAGCCTCGGGACGGGGCTGGGCCTGCTGACCGCGGTGGCGATCCCGTACCTGATGATGACGCGGCACCGGATCGGGCCGGACGCGGCGTTCGGCGGGTGGCTGATGCCGGTGGTGCCGCCGATGGTCTCGGCCGCCAACGGGGCGCTGCTCGTGCCGCATCTGCCGGCCGGAGAGGCCCGGCTCGACATGGTCATCGCCTGCTACGCGATGTTCGGCATCAGCCTGGCCGCCACCCTGATCATCCTGCCGCAGCTCTGGTCCCGGCTGGTCGTGCACCGGGTCGGCGCCGCGCGGATGGTCCCCACGCTGTGGATCGTGCTGGGGCCGCTGGGTCAGTCGATCACCGCCGCACACCTGCTCGGCCGGGCCGCCGACGGGGTGCTGCCCGACCCGTACGCGGCCGGCGCGCAGCTGCTCGCCCTGCTCTACGGCGTACCGGTGATGGGGTTCGCCCTGCTCTGGCTGGCCCTGGCGGCGGCGATCACCGTCCGCACGGCCCGCGCCGGGCTGCCGTTCTCGCTCACCTGGTGGAGCTTCACCTTCCCGGTCGGCACCCTGGTCACCGGCGTCACCGGCATGGCCGACCGCTCCGGCTCGGCCATGCTGACCGCGCTCGCCGTGCTGCTGTACGGCCTGCTGCTCGCCGCCTGGGCGACGGTCGCGGCCCGTACCGTGCGCGACGCCTGGCACGGGCACCTCTTCCTCCCACCCGCCGTGGCGGCCCGATCCGCCTGA
- the sepX gene encoding divisome protein SepX/GlpR, with translation MRVPTSVLLAVLAAAGLLALAPALVRRYDATERLVAERAQSTARVLQRHRRRRTVPGRRPVRPPRSLVVTLSEDTATKRLAAPVSAPPAARRSGRLRSVPPAPAKSRRRHPPKRRHTPAIYRRRRVLAALLLLNFVELIGVVLVGPGFWISVSVTGTLLVAYVVHLRKLALADRRRRRAEAREAAWLAARQAEVRREQARRAAARREAQRRLAAQREAVRRTAMGLDRPADLPPAASGGSVSYRRAGGLRGRPYEAGRGSHSA, from the coding sequence GTGAGGGTGCCGACCTCGGTGCTCCTCGCCGTCCTCGCCGCCGCCGGCCTGCTCGCCCTCGCGCCGGCGCTGGTCCGCCGGTACGACGCCACCGAGCGGCTGGTGGCGGAGCGGGCGCAGTCGACGGCGCGGGTGCTCCAGCGCCACCGTCGACGTCGCACCGTGCCCGGACGGCGACCGGTCCGGCCGCCCCGCTCCCTTGTTGTCACCCTGAGTGAAGACACCGCCACCAAACGTCTGGCCGCGCCGGTCTCCGCGCCGCCCGCCGCCCGCCGGTCCGGCCGGCTCCGGTCGGTGCCCCCCGCCCCCGCCAAGTCCCGTCGACGGCACCCGCCGAAGCGTCGCCACACCCCGGCCATCTACCGCCGGCGCCGGGTGCTGGCCGCGCTGCTGCTGCTCAACTTCGTCGAGCTGATCGGCGTGGTGCTGGTCGGCCCCGGGTTCTGGATCAGTGTCTCGGTGACCGGCACCCTGCTCGTGGCGTACGTCGTACACCTGCGGAAGCTGGCCCTGGCCGACCGCCGGCGGCGGCGCGCGGAGGCCCGGGAGGCGGCCTGGCTGGCCGCCCGCCAGGCCGAGGTACGCCGCGAGCAGGCGAGGCGCGCGGCGGCCCGACGGGAGGCGCAGCGGCGGCTGGCCGCCCAGCGCGAGGCGGTCCGGCGTACGGCCATGGGGCTGGACCGCCCGGCGGACCTGCCCCCGGCGGCCAGCGGTGGCTCGGTCTCCTACCGTCGGGCGGGCGGCCTGCGCGGCCGCCCCTACGAGGCCGGCCGCGGCTCGCACAGCGCCTGA